The DNA segment AGCTTCACCATTACCTGTCTTCTGGTAAGTTTATTCACTTGTACCATAGATTTGTGTACCTTAAATTCTCATTCCAATGAGACTGGCAACTTGAATAATGGCCAGATAATGTATTTACACaatcttatttttaaaaatgttaacaGCTGGGCAAATAGAGATGAGGTATGGAATATTCTTCTGAAAAAAGAACAGATGTATTTGAGAGACAAAGATGTTTTACAAAAACATCCTCTCTTGCAACCGAAGATGAGGGCTATTCTTTTGGACTGGTTAATGGAGGTAAGGCACCACTTGGAGCATTAATTATTCTGGTTAGACTTAATTATTAAACCAataagtgatttttaaaaaattcaaaatCTAAAACCATTGTTTATTAATTCTGAGTACTGGCAAAGTTATCAATGAGTTGCTCCACTCCTTATTACAGCATTTGGTCATCAGGATTTTGAACCACAGGGAATGGGTCCAAGTCAAAGTGTTTGAATAATCTATGAAGTACAGTTGCAACATTAATTAAAGAACTAGTTCAATCTGCCAAACAAGATGCTGCAAGAGGCAAGAAATCTGGAAAAGGATGAATACTGAGAAATGTGGAGAGTTAATGTTTTTGGTTGATAATCTAGTGATAACTGTATAAGTGTGCAGCAATTGTGCACTGCAGGAATGGTATTTATGTTCTTTGCAATGATAATTGTACAAATATTACAAATAGGAATTTGTCATTGAAAAACTTGCTATCTATTAATTTTGAATTTTTAAACTATTGTAAAGGTTTGCGAAGCCTACAAGCTACACAGAGAAACATTTTATTTAGCCCAGGACTACTTTGATAGATTTATGGCAACACAGAACAACATTGTAAAGACACGATTGCAGCTTATTGGTATTTCATCTTTATTTATTGCTGCAAAGCTGGAGGTATGGTAACATTTACAAACAATCTAAGAATTGAGTATTTTTTCCATTTAGCAACAGGACACTTAATTCTCTAACATTTTGCAGGAAATATACCCACCAAAGTTGCATCAGTTTGCCTTTGTTACTGATGGGGCTTGCACAGAAGAAGAAATTCTCAATATGGAACTTGTTATTTTGAAGGTACTTTAATTTTAAGTATTTCCAATAATGGCTAATATACACGATGGCTATATTAAAATAAGCCATTTTTGCTCCACCTTGAATGGAATAACATCTGAAACATATCACCATTGTTCTGAAATATTTGCAAATGCTATTAATTCAGCTCAATTCTATGTAGCAAATTATCCactatttttaaattattctAGGCTCTGAAATGGAGTTTGTGTCCTGTAACCATTGTGTCTTGGCTCAATATCTACATGCAAGTTGCTTATTTCAAAGAAAAGTACGAAGTACTGATTCCACAATACCCCCAGGAAATATTTGTTCAAGTAATGGAGGTAAACCCATTTTTAATCAATTATTTTAGCTGCTATTAACAAATCAGGATGGTAATTATGCTTTTAAATGTCCCTCAGTTTGATATCTGTGCTTAATATATTACAGTGCAACTTCAACATTTTTGGGGTTATGATATGACAAGTTGAAGGAAATTGCTGTTTAACTGTCTGGCTCAAGCTCTGTTTTGAACACTGAACAGCTTTGCTCCAAATATACAAATGAAAACTGACCAATCTCcaatccactgctaccaacctccacccctccattggtttctacctcctaccaagATTTATATACCTAACTTCCCCATACGGGTATTGTTTCTGCCCGGTCCTACGCTACTGAACTCATGTCCACATTGTTCGACTTAATTTTGctttctgcacccccccccccccgccgcaagGTTTAGCTCCTGACAACCTACATCTGACTTCACATGTTCTCTCACTTCGATCACCCTCAGGTGACGCaacccttcacctgtgagtcagtcgggctcatctattgcatccagtgctcctacAGCAGCCTGTACATCAGTGAGCTGAACACACTTTTGTTTGTCAAGCACCTTAGCTGTCTGCTGCAAAAGGCACAATCTcacaatggccacccatttcaatttgacttcccatacTGATGTGTAAACATGGTCTCCTTTACTACCATGCCAACTTCAAACTTGGAATGGCAAGCAAAAcctcattccatctgggtagcctccaacctgacggcaggAACATTAAATCCTTTAACCTATAataatttctcctccctccctcccctttttccattccctattctgttTATCTCCTCACCAGTTCACTTCTCCTTGTCTTCCCATAACCTCCCTCCTGTTTCTCCTCCCCATTTCCTTTCATAGTCTGCTATCctcgatcagattccttcctcagcCCCCTAGCCCCTCCCAGCTTATTTCATTCtcgctcccccacccaccttccccctcaaccTGATTTTTACCCATCACAAACCCACTTGtcttccttcccctacccttTCGTTATTCTGGCTCTTACCTTTTTTTCTGAAGTGTTTGGCACAAAACACcaactatttccctccatagatgctgcctgacttgctgagttgctccagcattatATGTTAGTgaaggtttccagtatctgcagaatctcgtgttaatGACAATACTATTCTCaatatacatttaaaaatataatCAGATGCTGGCTTTCTCCAGAATTGGAGAaacggttgggggggggggtggggagcatCATTCAAAGTTGTTCCTGATTACAGAAAATACTAAGTCAAATATGCATGTTGATTCTATGGACAAGAACAATTTGATTAAACTCTTCAATATACTAGATGTATGGGAGTCAGGGTAGAAGGATGAATACAAAATAGTCAACCTCTACTGCTTTAAGTTTGTGTAATGGTAAAATGGTGGCACACTTTTATTTACGATCACAAGACATTCAGAATGTAAATAGTGTGGGTCTactccatcagtgagttgctcctTGTCAGAGGAACTTAAGGTGCGGattgtgctgctgcctgcatcagaggCATTGGAGAGGATGTGCAATCTAACTGCGGGTGATCATcctagttgcttttcttgtgatgcaagaccctgttggacacttattaatgtgaaatgctgcacatcaattcactggtttattggcaaaTGGCTGGGGAGCTGTGGCCTCAGTCTTAGATACACTGTCACCTGTTTGCAGCTGGCCAAGACAGAGGCTTTGAAGTTGGTGCGCTCCACCAGCGGCAGTGTGACATACACGTTGGAGTCCATGCTGTCCTGTGCTCACTTAGCAGAGGGCAGGATGTAGTTTGTCTGCACAttacaacattcatggactcagggatttGGACTGACTGTATTTTACAGCTgtcttatgtgctgtgtgtgactctgtTTTGTTTGACTCTATTCATAGGTATTCATGTATGCTTGAACTTGATAACAGCCAAACTTTTTGCTCTCTCAATAGCTATTGGATCTCTGTATTTTGGATCTCAAATGTTTGGAGTTCACGTATGGAGTTGTAGCAGCTTCAGCTTTGTATTACTTTTCTTCCTGTGACCTAGTTCACAAAGCATCAGGTACAGTGACATTTCTGGTTGTGTACACGGTGGTCCGATGGTCCACATGTAAACTTAATTATTAACAACCATTTAATGCATAGGTTTTGAGTGGAGTGAAATAGAAGGATGTGTAAGATGGATGATTCCATTCACCATGGCCTTGAGGGAAGCAGGAAACATAACAATGAAGAACTTGAAAGGTGTCTGTTCTGAGGATATGCACAACATACAGATACACTCCAACAATTTATCGTTATTGGTAAGTTTTATTTTGTATGCACAGGACCAGGCATTTTGACTTTGATCTGTACCATTAGTACACTGTGGTGGGGGGAGAAGGAATAGTGCATTCACAATTGCAAGAAAATTgtaaaccctttgcaattacctggttttctgcattaattacactTAAAATGTGATCTggccttcatctaagtcacagtaAGACACACAATCTCATTCAAACTAATGAAACAAAACAATTGTACTTTCCATATCCTTACTGAACACTGTTTCATCATTCGGTCTGGGCTGGAAAAattgtgaacccttgtatttaaaactggtagaacctcctttagcagcaataacctccaccaaacatttcatGTAGCTTCTgctcagacttgcacaatggcaaggaGAAAGTTCAGACCATTGCTCCATACAAAATTGTTTTggtcatcaatatttctgggataccttgcatgaacagccctcttcaggtcaagCCACAGCATTTcatttgggttaaggtctggactctgacttggccatttcaaaacgcactttctttttaaaccattgttTAAACTGTCGTTGATTTACTCGTGTTTCAGATCATcttcttgttgcatcatccaacttcaggtgacagactactaccctgacattctcctgaaaTGTCTtgttacaattttgaattcatttttttcccctcaaTGACAGTAAGTTGTCcagaccctgaggcagcaaagcagtcccaaacaatgatgctccttccaccatgcttcacagtcaggatgagattttggtgttAGTGTGcggtgcccttttccctccaaacatggTGGTGTGCATTtcagccaaaaagttcaacttttatcTTATCTGCCCATAaaatattgtcccagaagcattgtagaacatctaggtagtcttttgcaaacatgagatgtgcagcaatttatttttggagagcagtggtttcctccatggtgtccttccatgaacaccattcttgttcagtgtttttcttgtagTGAACACATGAATGAGGTTAACATAGTGCACTCTTAACATAGTGGTGTGCACTACTGCCAAAAAGTTTCAAGTTTGTAAAAGTTTAACAAGCAGCAATATTTGTTCGTTGTTTTTTTTGAGAACAAtcgtttcctccatggtgtcatTCCAtatcattcttgttcagtgtttctcttacagtggacacatgaacagagactgtAGCAACTTCTAGAGATTTCTACAGGccctttgctgttacccttgggttctttttcacctccatcaacattgcacgttgtgctcttgatgtgatctttgcaggatgcccactcctagggagagaaGCAACAGgactgaattttctccatttgtagacaatttatcTTTAGTGTAGACAGAACACTCTGGTCTTAGAAATGCCTTTGGAGCCtgttccagcttcatgcatctcttcAGTTCTAAGGTCCTCCTGAAGGTTGTTTTGAATGAGGCTTGGTGCACATAAATGGAtctcttgagaagagcaggctctgtcagtaatctgACTTTCGTCAATAGGGCAGCAGACCGctacaacccacacctcaaatctcatctcattgactggaacacacagatcacttttgtagaaggcattatcccagaggttcacatacttctttGAACTTAAGCAATTGTACCTTgccaatactgagtacaccatttaagcaATCAGTCTGAGTGTTAGTTTAGacatattgtttgtcaattattgtgacttggatgaagatcagaccactgAGTGAGTAATGCAGAAAACAGgtcattgcaaagggttcacaaagtTTTTCTTGGAACTCTATTTGCTTGTCCTGTAATTTTCAATTAACTAGATCTTTAATTCTGTTCTGAACAAATGTGTAATTCAAATGTTGAGATAAGTGTTGGGTAATTCCTGTCTAGGTTTTGTTCTGAAGTGAGCCAAGAATAAAAGCCAGTCAGTAACTAAAATGGTAGCCTGGAAGAACTTTTCAGTGAGCTTGGCCGAAATGATACATGTACTCATGGATGTTTAAACCACCATTACGTTGAAGAGAAGATGTGTGATAGATCTGAATATCACAAATTTACCTGTAAATTTTGGATCCTACTATTTGCTAATGAGTTGTTTGTTGCTTGCATTACAATACTGACTACATTGAGTATTTCTAAAGTATTATCAAAAGCAGGGAGTTGTTGAACACCTGACATGTACCCATTTCGGCAGGCCATCAAATGCAATAAATTTAGATCTTTAAAGTAAACTTTCCTTCAGGCAACactgtttttgttgcatttttatcattttttttgttgcctttttttTAAGGATAAAGCTCACTCTAAACAAGCACTGCTATTGGAACAAAGCTCACCtctaccttctggaattttaacTCCACCACAAAGCAGCAAGAAACAAAACAACTGGTGTGAGTCCTTGTGAAATCAAATTGCAACTATGGTTTAGTGGGTGAATTTTTccttgctggaaatctgaatacAGCTTGATGCAGAGAAGATGGGACTTGATTTGTGTAATATTGAATGCTGACGACAGCCAGGAATTTTACTTGCATTCTTCTGATGGCATTGTCACTTAATTCTGGATGTTAAAAGTATCTACTTGTTTTTAATACACATTTTTATACCTGTTATAGCCAAAAACTCCAACCAAATAAGGAGTACTTTGAGTAATCCTGAATGCTGCTAAGGAGGGTGGCTCTCTAAAATAAACAGTGAGGTCATAGATTGATTTATGAAATGTTTATGAACTTTAAGCTGCTatgtttattttaaataaagGTACATCTACATTATTTGCCCTGTCCCATGTGTAATGTTAAAAAAGGTGACTAGCTATGCAGAAGATGGAACAAGCAGGAAGCAGTAGCTCTTGATGATCTTCATGCAACAGAGGGATAGCAAATGCTGAAATTCGGATGCTGAAGTCTTTTCCTTAAATCCAGATGGCATGTGGTCATATACAGGTTTCTAAGAGTAACTGTGTAGGACAGTATAAAATTATGGAAGTTTGTTAGAAAGGTGTGGTATTAATCAGTGGATAGTTTCAATCTCAAGATTAAAAATGAGCAAAGGTATCTGGATGGTGTTTGATTCTTGATATTTTATTAGAACAGCATATGTCACAGCTAATTAAAGGAAATACTAAGACCTGTAAGATTAAATAGCCTCATTTGAATGTTGTCTTTGAGGGAGAAGAATAGGTTTAAGATTAGTATTTTAGACTTGAGGGCAATTGTAAGAGTGTGAAAATGGAGCTAAAGGGAGATGCAGCATGCAAGGGGATTCTTTAAATGCTGGATGGAAAGGAGGGGCTAAACGGAATAACCAGCAAAAACTGCATGAAAGACTTTTTGACTATATTTATCTTGTACTCCAGTTTTTTGGAGTTGGAGCCAGGAAAGCTATGATTAGAAAAAGTTGGCAGAATGAATTGAGCATTTTGCTTTGGTTTTCAAAGATAAGATGTGGGATGCGGAAGGACTGAAAATTACAATCATCTTACCAAAGTATTGAAACTGGGGGCCTGGTGAGTCACtgctgaggcccttcatccctGGGGACTTAAGTGAATAGTGAGACAGTTGATGCATCAGTTTTAAAACTCTAGATGTAAGGAAGGTTCTATTACATTATAAAATCACTCATGCTTTATTTGCATAAAGCACTTCTGAGGGAAGGAGAAACTAGAGGTGTAGTCC comes from the Mobula hypostoma chromosome 14, sMobHyp1.1, whole genome shotgun sequence genome and includes:
- the ccne1 gene encoding G1/S-specific cyclin-E1 isoform X1, yielding MPKKSDRIEEHSTKTEKTSEVLRSRKRKADVAICLQDFDEVTEELATNTFKDKDCWNIKTNCASPSRFTSLSHKNSDGMITSYSTSNIQCKFKNVLATPTRASPLPVFCWANRDEVWNILLKKEQMYLRDKDVLQKHPLLQPKMRAILLDWLMEVCEAYKLHRETFYLAQDYFDRFMATQNNIVKTRLQLIGISSLFIAAKLEEIYPPKLHQFAFVTDGACTEEEILNMELVILKALKWSLCPVTIVSWLNIYMQVAYFKEKYEVLIPQYPQEIFVQVMELLDLCILDLKCLEFTYGVVAASALYYFSSCDLVHKASGFEWSEIEGCVRWMIPFTMALREAGNITMKNLKGVCSEDMHNIQIHSNNLSLLDKAHSKQALLLEQSSPLPSGILTPPQSSKKQNNWCESL
- the ccne1 gene encoding G1/S-specific cyclin-E1 isoform X2 translates to MPKKSDRIEEHSTKTEKTSEVLRSRKRKADVAIDCWNIKTNCASPSRFTSLSHKNSDGMITSYSTSNIQCKFKNVLATPTRASPLPVFCWANRDEVWNILLKKEQMYLRDKDVLQKHPLLQPKMRAILLDWLMEVCEAYKLHRETFYLAQDYFDRFMATQNNIVKTRLQLIGISSLFIAAKLEEIYPPKLHQFAFVTDGACTEEEILNMELVILKALKWSLCPVTIVSWLNIYMQVAYFKEKYEVLIPQYPQEIFVQVMELLDLCILDLKCLEFTYGVVAASALYYFSSCDLVHKASGFEWSEIEGCVRWMIPFTMALREAGNITMKNLKGVCSEDMHNIQIHSNNLSLLDKAHSKQALLLEQSSPLPSGILTPPQSSKKQNNWCESL